The genomic interval CGTAGCAGCCGGAGAAGTCCGGGAACACGTAGAAGGCCCCCTGCGGAAGCAGGCACCTGACGCCTGGCATCGCGTTGAGCCGCTCGACGATGTATCGGCGCCGCCGGTCGAACTCCTCGATCCACTGCTTCATGAAATCCTGCGGCCCGTTGAGCGCCTCGATGGAGGCCTTGTCGCAGAACGAAACGGGATTGCTCGTGCTCTGGGACTGGATGTTGGTCATCGCGGCGACGAGGTCCTTTTCCGCGGCGACGTATCCGATCCTCCATCCGGTCATCGAGTGGGACTTGGACAGGCCGTTGACGAGGATCGTCCGCTTCCGGATCTCCTCGCCCAGCGACGCGATGGAGACGAACCGGAAGCCGTCGTACACCAGCTTTTCGTAGATCTCGTCGGACAGCACCGTGATGTCGTTCTTTACGACGACCTGCGCCAGCGCCTCGAGCTCCGCCTTCGAGTAGGCGGCGCCCGTGGGGTTGGAGGGGCTGTTCAGCACGAGGAGCTTGGTCCTCGGCGTGATGGCGTTGGTGAGCTGCCCCGGGGTGATCTTGAACCCCGTGGACTGCTTCGCCTCGACGATCACGGGGGTTGCGCCCGCCAGCAGGGCGATGTCCGGGTAGGAGACCCAGTAGGGCGCGGGGATGATCACCTCGTCCCCCTCCTCGAGGAACGCCTGGGCCACGTTGTAGATCGAATGCTTCGCCCCCACCGAAACGATGACGTTCTCCCGCTGGTACGTCAGGCCGTTGTCCCGCTTCAGCTTCGCGATGACGGCGTCCTTCAGCTCCGGGGACCCCGGGACCGGCGTGTACTTCGTGTACCCGTCGTCCAGCGCCTTCTTGGCGACGGCCTTGATGTTGT from Thermodesulfobacteriota bacterium carries:
- a CDS encoding pyridoxal phosphate-dependent aminotransferase translates to MKLAKRVGKIQPSATLAITNKAKQMKAQGIDVVGFGAGEPDFDTPDNIKAVAKKALDDGYTKYTPVPGSPELKDAVIAKLKRDNGLTYQRENVIVSVGAKHSIYNVAQAFLEEGDEVIIPAPYWVSYPDIALLAGATPVIVEAKQSTGFKITPGQLTNAITPRTKLLVLNSPSNPTGAAYSKAELEALAQVVVKNDITVLSDEIYEKLVYDGFRFVSIASLGEEIRKRTILVNGLSKSHSMTGWRIGYVAAEKDLVAAMTNIQSQSTSNPVSFCDKASIEALNGPQDFMKQWIEEFDRRRRYIVERLNAMPGVRCLLPQGAFYVFPDFSGCYGKKTPSGKTINGSADFADYLLADHKVASVPGVAFGDDACQRLSYATSMKNIEKGIDRIEEAVKALS